In Dysidea avara chromosome 3, odDysAvar1.4, whole genome shotgun sequence, a single window of DNA contains:
- the LOC136248506 gene encoding uncharacterized protein → MDNPPVGPEENGLLLQPGPRKERAKQRVDQRGIMMSSSSLSLAGSSNLLTSNYEVHDLPSPEREEVPEQNPSVTAALLARIEFLEAENERLKASKPARQHLRINDIKQDDKLIQLFTGFASYIMFSSFFNFLGPAVHNLNYRGVKEGDRQRTRKRKVDPENQLFLTLVKLKLNLRLRDLAFRFGLSFSQTSRYFTTWVCFLYHHLKEINWIPSTDQVWSTLPPIFKERYPTTYTIIDATEIFIETPTDLHMQSSTWSQYKHHNTFKCLVACTPNGVIFFVSPLYVGSISDVELTECCGLLDIL, encoded by the exons ATGGATAATCCCCCTGTGGGTCCCGAA GAAAACGGTTTGCTTCTCCAGCCTGGCCCAAGAAAGGAAAGAGCAAAACAACGAGTGGATCAAAGAGGGATCATGATGTCCAGTTCTTCACTTAGTCTTGCAGGTAGTAGCAAT CTCCTCACAAGTAACTACGAGGTTCATGATTTACCATCTCCTGAGCGAGAAGAGGTACCAGAGCAAAATCCATCTGTTACTGCAGCTCTATTGGCTCGCATTGAATTTCTTGAAGCTGAGAATGAGCGGCTTAAAGCTTCTAAGCCTGCCAGACAACACCTGAGAATTAATGACATAAAACAGGATGATAAACTCATTCAGCTTTTTACTGGTTTTGCATCGTACATCATGTTTAGTTCATTTTTCAACTTTTTGGGACCTGCTGTACATAACCTTAACTACCGGGGAGTGAAGGAAGGAGACCGACAGAGGACACGCAAAAGAAAAGTAGACCCTGAAAACCAACTGTTCCTTACATTAGTGAAGTTAAAGCTCAACTTAAGACTGAGGGATTTAGCTTTCAGGTTTGGTTTATCCTTTTCACAAACTTCAAGGTATTTTACTACTTGGGTTTGCTTCCTTTACCACCACTTGAAGGAAATAAACTGGATACCATCAACTGATCAGGTGTGGTCTACATTACCACCTATATTTAAGGAAAGATACCCCACTACATACACCATTATTGATGCAACTGAAATTTTTATTGAAACACCTACTGACTTACACATGCAATCTTCCACTTGGTCCCAATATAAACACCACAACACATTTAAATGTTTAGTGGCTTGCACACCAAATGGAGTAATTTTCTTTGTATCCCCTTTGTATGTTGGCTCAATTTCAGATGTAGAATTGACAGAATGTTGCGGTTTACTAGATATACTATGA